Proteins found in one Miscanthus floridulus cultivar M001 chromosome 4, ASM1932011v1, whole genome shotgun sequence genomic segment:
- the LOC136549735 gene encoding WAT1-related protein At5g64700-like isoform X2 — MDDAATKKAYIIAIVVQIILAGMSVISKAAFDAGLSTFIFVFYRQAAGSILMLPLALILQRKNARSMPFGWLLKLFLCALVGMEVVKPRSASGIAKLSGVALCLAGVFVIAFYYGPALSPVNHHRAFTANASASAGSANNSSSNSRWIEGTFLMVLANVAWSLSIVWQAALLEEVPNRMLVATALCVFSAVQSFVVAVATERDLSRWRLHLDASLLSVVYAGFVVTGVTYYLQAWCVVIKGPVFFAVWTPLCFVLTIFSSSFFLGEIVRLGSVVGGILLVGGLYSVLWGKNKESKVAASSSEVNMTADCTLDVDDEEHKKPNKYGLEEATSSALAGEQV, encoded by the exons ATGGATGATGCAGCAACAAAGAAGGCGTACATCATCGCCATCGTCGTGCAGATAATCCTGGCGGGGATGTCGGTGATATCCAAGGCGGCATTCGATGCAGGGCTGAGCACCTTCATCTTCGTCTTCTACCGCCAGGCGGCCGGCTCCATCCTCATGCTGCCTCTTGCCCTCATTCTCCAAAG GAAGAATGCACGTTCAATGCCGTTTGGGTGGCTGCTGAAGCTCTTCCTGTGTGCCTTAGTGGG GATGGAGGTGGTGAAGCCGAGGAGCGCCTCCGGCATAGCTAAGCTATCCGGTGTAGCCCTCTGCCTTGCCGGCGTCTTCGTCATTGCCTTCTACTACGGCCCAGCGCTTAGCCCTGTCAACCATCACCGCGCCTTCACCGCCAACGCCTCGGCCTCCGCCGGCAGTGCGAATAACTCGTCATCAAACAGTAGATGGATCGAAGGGACGTTTCTCATGGTCCTCGCCAACGTGGCATGGTCCCTGTCCATCGTCTGGCAG GCTGCGCTGCTGGAGGAGGTGCCCAACAGGATGCTGGTGGCCACGGCGCTCTGCGTGTTCAGCGCCGTGCAATCGTTCGTCGTCGCAGTGGCGACCGAGAGGGACCTGTCCAGGTGGCGACTCCATCTCGACGCCAGCCTGCTCTCCGTCGTCTATGCT GGGTTCGTGGTGACAGGAGTCACCTACTACCTTCAAGCATGGTGCGTGGTGATCAAAGGCCCCGTCTTCTTTGCTGTCTGGACACCTCTATGCTTTGTCCTCACAATATTCAGTTCGTCCTTCTTCTTGGGAGAAATCGTTCGCCTCGGCAG CGTTGTTGGTGGAATCCTGCTAGTTGGAGGCCTTTACAGCGTGCTGTGGGGTAAAAACAAGGAGAGTAAGGTTGCGGCGTCAAGTAGTGAGGTGAACATGACGGCCGATTGCACACTAGATGTAGATGACGAGGAGCACAAGAAACCAAACAAGTACGGGCTGGAGGAAGCAACATCGTCCGCTTTAGCAGGTGAACAAGTCTGA
- the LOC136549735 gene encoding WAT1-related protein At5g64700-like isoform X1 produces MDDAATKKAYIIAIVVQIILAGMSVISKAAFDAGLSTFIFVFYRQAAGSILMLPLALILQRKNARSMPFGWLLKLFLCALVGNTLSLSLYNVSLKFTSATVSAAAGNSMPVFTFCLALLLRMEVVKPRSASGIAKLSGVALCLAGVFVIAFYYGPALSPVNHHRAFTANASASAGSANNSSSNSRWIEGTFLMVLANVAWSLSIVWQAALLEEVPNRMLVATALCVFSAVQSFVVAVATERDLSRWRLHLDASLLSVVYAGFVVTGVTYYLQAWCVVIKGPVFFAVWTPLCFVLTIFSSSFFLGEIVRLGSVVGGILLVGGLYSVLWGKNKESKVAASSSEVNMTADCTLDVDDEEHKKPNKYGLEEATSSALAGEQV; encoded by the exons ATGGATGATGCAGCAACAAAGAAGGCGTACATCATCGCCATCGTCGTGCAGATAATCCTGGCGGGGATGTCGGTGATATCCAAGGCGGCATTCGATGCAGGGCTGAGCACCTTCATCTTCGTCTTCTACCGCCAGGCGGCCGGCTCCATCCTCATGCTGCCTCTTGCCCTCATTCTCCAAAG GAAGAATGCACGTTCAATGCCGTTTGGGTGGCTGCTGAAGCTCTTCCTGTGTGCCTTAGTGGG TAACACACTGAGCTTGAGCCTGTACAATGTAAGCCTCAAGTTCACATCTGCAACCGTGTCTGCAGCAGCAGGCAACTCCATGCCTGTCTTCACCTTCTGCTTGGCGCTGCTACTCAG GATGGAGGTGGTGAAGCCGAGGAGCGCCTCCGGCATAGCTAAGCTATCCGGTGTAGCCCTCTGCCTTGCCGGCGTCTTCGTCATTGCCTTCTACTACGGCCCAGCGCTTAGCCCTGTCAACCATCACCGCGCCTTCACCGCCAACGCCTCGGCCTCCGCCGGCAGTGCGAATAACTCGTCATCAAACAGTAGATGGATCGAAGGGACGTTTCTCATGGTCCTCGCCAACGTGGCATGGTCCCTGTCCATCGTCTGGCAG GCTGCGCTGCTGGAGGAGGTGCCCAACAGGATGCTGGTGGCCACGGCGCTCTGCGTGTTCAGCGCCGTGCAATCGTTCGTCGTCGCAGTGGCGACCGAGAGGGACCTGTCCAGGTGGCGACTCCATCTCGACGCCAGCCTGCTCTCCGTCGTCTATGCT GGGTTCGTGGTGACAGGAGTCACCTACTACCTTCAAGCATGGTGCGTGGTGATCAAAGGCCCCGTCTTCTTTGCTGTCTGGACACCTCTATGCTTTGTCCTCACAATATTCAGTTCGTCCTTCTTCTTGGGAGAAATCGTTCGCCTCGGCAG CGTTGTTGGTGGAATCCTGCTAGTTGGAGGCCTTTACAGCGTGCTGTGGGGTAAAAACAAGGAGAGTAAGGTTGCGGCGTCAAGTAGTGAGGTGAACATGACGGCCGATTGCACACTAGATGTAGATGACGAGGAGCACAAGAAACCAAACAAGTACGGGCTGGAGGAAGCAACATCGTCCGCTTTAGCAGGTGAACAAGTCTGA
- the LOC136549735 gene encoding WAT1-related protein At5g64700-like isoform X3, whose protein sequence is MDDAATKKAYIIAIVVQIILAGMSVISKAAFDAGLSTFIFVFYRQAAGSILMLPLALILQRKNARSMPFGWLLKLFLCALVGNTLSLSLYNVSLKFTSATVSAAAGNSMPVFTFCLALLLRMEVVKPRSASGIAKLSGVALCLAGVFVIAFYYGPALSPVNHHRAFTANASASAGSANNSSSNSRWIEGTFLMVLANVAWSLSIVWQAALLEEVPNRMLVATALCVFSAVQSFVVAVATERDLSRWRLHLDASLLSVVYAGFVVTGVTYYLQAWCVVIKGPVFFAVWTPLCFVLTIFSSSFFLGEIVRLGSWRPLQRAVG, encoded by the exons ATGGATGATGCAGCAACAAAGAAGGCGTACATCATCGCCATCGTCGTGCAGATAATCCTGGCGGGGATGTCGGTGATATCCAAGGCGGCATTCGATGCAGGGCTGAGCACCTTCATCTTCGTCTTCTACCGCCAGGCGGCCGGCTCCATCCTCATGCTGCCTCTTGCCCTCATTCTCCAAAG GAAGAATGCACGTTCAATGCCGTTTGGGTGGCTGCTGAAGCTCTTCCTGTGTGCCTTAGTGGG TAACACACTGAGCTTGAGCCTGTACAATGTAAGCCTCAAGTTCACATCTGCAACCGTGTCTGCAGCAGCAGGCAACTCCATGCCTGTCTTCACCTTCTGCTTGGCGCTGCTACTCAG GATGGAGGTGGTGAAGCCGAGGAGCGCCTCCGGCATAGCTAAGCTATCCGGTGTAGCCCTCTGCCTTGCCGGCGTCTTCGTCATTGCCTTCTACTACGGCCCAGCGCTTAGCCCTGTCAACCATCACCGCGCCTTCACCGCCAACGCCTCGGCCTCCGCCGGCAGTGCGAATAACTCGTCATCAAACAGTAGATGGATCGAAGGGACGTTTCTCATGGTCCTCGCCAACGTGGCATGGTCCCTGTCCATCGTCTGGCAG GCTGCGCTGCTGGAGGAGGTGCCCAACAGGATGCTGGTGGCCACGGCGCTCTGCGTGTTCAGCGCCGTGCAATCGTTCGTCGTCGCAGTGGCGACCGAGAGGGACCTGTCCAGGTGGCGACTCCATCTCGACGCCAGCCTGCTCTCCGTCGTCTATGCT GGGTTCGTGGTGACAGGAGTCACCTACTACCTTCAAGCATGGTGCGTGGTGATCAAAGGCCCCGTCTTCTTTGCTGTCTGGACACCTCTATGCTTTGTCCTCACAATATTCAGTTCGTCCTTCTTCTTGGGAGAAATCGTTCGCCTCGGCAG TTGGAGGCCTTTACAGCGTGCTGTGGGGTAA